A single genomic interval of Trichosurus vulpecula isolate mTriVul1 chromosome 6, mTriVul1.pri, whole genome shotgun sequence harbors:
- the LTO1 gene encoding protein LTO1 homolog, whose amino-acid sequence MDRPPDLFDAIVMAEERYHGEGYQEGYAEGSCLGLTEGRRYGVSHGANIGSEIGCYQGFAFTWKCLLSECSTEKDSKKRRMLDSLLGLMQKFPYADATYAQLHEDLDRIRGKFKQVCSLLSVQPNFRVGPAGSALSF is encoded by the exons ATGGACCGGCCCCCGGATCTCTTCGACGCCATCGTGATGGCGGAGGAGAG ATATCATGGCGAAGGCTATCAGGAAGGTTACGCCGAAGGCAGCTGTCTGGGTCTGACCGAGGGGAGACGATATGGAGTGTCCCATGGCGCGAACATTGGCTCTGAG ATTGGGTGTTACCAAGGTTTTGCATTTACATGGAAATGTCTGCTTTCTGAGTGCTCGACGGAGAAAGACAG TAAGAAGAGAAGGATGCTAGACTCTCTCCTAGGGTTGATGCAGAAATTTCCTTATGCCGACGCCACCTATGCCCAACTTCACGAAGATTTGGACAGAATTAGAGGGAAGTTTAAACAG GTTTGCTCTTTGCTAAGCGTCCAACCCAACTTCAGAGTCGGTCCCGCAGGCTCTGCACTTTCATTTTGA